In Rhodoferax koreense, a genomic segment contains:
- a CDS encoding tripartite tricarboxylate transporter substrate binding protein BugD — protein sequence MKNLIRTAIFAGLASTSLAFAQTYPNKPISWIVPFAAGGPTDALARGIAERVSRELGQPIIIDNAPGAGGTVGAAKAARATADGYTMLVGHMGYMGAAPALYKKLAYDPVKDFEPVFRFPDTPLVLMVRREHPAKDIQGLIDFGRKNPDKLFISNAGVGSSSHLIAALVANSAGMKVTLVPYKGAGPALVDVIGGQVDGIFDQTNTALPQITEEKVRALAVTSKVRLPQLKNVPTLNETVLPGFEASTWYGIYAPKGTPKPVLDKVQQAYLKVMTDKSFTDKMAAQAIQMLPAQEYTGSALGKHTEAEVARWRAVAAKANISLD from the coding sequence ATGAAGAACCTGATCCGCACTGCCATCTTCGCCGGCCTGGCGAGCACCTCGCTCGCCTTCGCGCAGACCTATCCGAACAAGCCGATCAGCTGGATCGTGCCGTTTGCCGCCGGCGGCCCGACGGATGCGCTCGCACGCGGCATCGCCGAGCGCGTGTCCCGCGAACTGGGCCAGCCCATCATCATCGACAACGCCCCAGGTGCCGGTGGCACGGTGGGCGCGGCGAAGGCGGCACGCGCCACGGCCGATGGCTACACCATGCTCGTCGGCCACATGGGCTACATGGGCGCGGCCCCCGCGCTGTACAAGAAACTGGCTTATGACCCGGTGAAGGATTTCGAGCCCGTGTTCCGCTTCCCGGACACGCCGCTGGTGCTCATGGTCCGCCGCGAACATCCGGCCAAGGACATCCAAGGCCTGATCGACTTCGGCAGGAAGAACCCCGACAAGCTGTTCATCAGCAACGCCGGCGTGGGGTCCAGCTCGCACCTCATCGCCGCGCTGGTGGCGAATTCCGCCGGCATGAAGGTCACGCTGGTGCCCTACAAGGGCGCAGGCCCGGCTTTGGTGGACGTGATCGGTGGCCAAGTCGATGGCATCTTCGACCAGACCAACACCGCGCTGCCACAGATCACGGAGGAGAAAGTGCGCGCACTGGCCGTGACGTCCAAGGTGCGCCTGCCACAGCTCAAGAACGTGCCGACGCTCAACGAAACCGTGCTGCCGGGGTTCGAGGCCTCGACCTGGTACGGCATCTACGCGCCCAAGGGCACGCCCAAACCCGTGCTCGACAAGGTGCAGCAGGCCTATCTGAAAGTGATGACCGACAAGTCCTTCACCGACAAGATGGCGGCCCAGGCCATTCAGATGCTACCGGCGCAAGAGTACACGGGTTCGGCGCTTGGCAAACACACGGAGGCCGAGGTGGCGCGCTGGCGAGCCGTCGCGGCCAAGGCGAACATCTCGCTGGACTGA